Part of the Bryobacteraceae bacterium genome is shown below.
CGCCGGCATGTCGGGCGGCTTCGCCTACGTTCTCGACGAAAAAGGCGACTTCGGCCGCACTCAGTGCAACACGGCCGGCGTCGACCTCGAACCGGTGATGGATACCGCCGACATCGACAAGATCAAGGGACTGATCCTCAAACACCTGGAATACACCGGCAGCCCGCGCGCCCAGTGGATCCTCGAAAACTGGTCGCAAATGCTGCCCAAGTTCGTGAAGGTATTCCCACACGAATACAAACGCGTGCTCGGCGTGCCCCGCGCCGCGGCCCCGGCCAAGGAGCCGCTCCCGAAACCCGCGCCTCCGGCGCAGACTTCCGCCGTGGCGGGCGATTGAGAATCGAGTAAACAATGGGCAAAGATACCGGATTCATGGAATACGCCCGGGAACTGCCGCAGCGGCGCCCGGTGGAGCAACGCGTCAAGGACTACCTCGAGATCTACCTCGACTTCCCGGACGAAAAGGTAAGCACGCAAGGCGCCCGCTGCATGGATTGCGGCGTACCCTTCTGCCACACCGGCTGCCCGCTGAACAACATCATTCCCGATTGGAACGATCTGGTCTACCGCAACCGCTGGCGCGACGCCATCCGCGTTCTGCACTCGACGAACAATTTTCCCGAGTTCACCGGGCGCATCTGTCCCGCCCCGTGCGAAGCCGCGTGCGTTCTGGGCATCAACGAGCCGCCGGTGGCCATCAAATTGATCGAGCGGTCCATCATCGATCACGCGTGGAACGAAGGCTGGATCGTTCCCGAACCGCCCAGCCGCCGGACCGGCAAGAAAGTCGCCGTGGTTGGCTCCGGCCCCGCCGGAATGGCCGCCGCGCAGCAGCTCAATCGCGCCGGCCACTGGGTGACGCTGTTCGAAAAGGCGGACCGCATCGGCGGCCTGCTCCGCTACGGCATTCCGGACTTCAAAATGGAGAAGCACCATATTGACCGGCGCGCGGAACAGATGGCGGCCGAAGGCGTCACCTTCCGCACCAACGCGCACGTCGGCGCCGGCGTCGCTGTCGACGATCTCCGGCTCGAATACGATGCCATCCTGCTCACCGGCGGCGCCGAGCACCCGCGCGATCTCCCCATCCCCGGGCGCGATCTCCAGGGTGTTCACTTCGCCATGGACTTCCTGCCGCAGCAGAACAAACGAGTGGCGGGCGACGGCGTCGCCGATCAGATCATGGCCACCGGCAAGGATGTCGTGATCATCGGCGGCGGCGACACCGGCGCCGATTGCGTCGGCACGTCCAACCGGCACGGCGCGGCTTCCATCACGCAGTTCGAGATCATGCCGAAGCCGCCGGAGGAGCGCGCCGGTTCGACGCCCTGGCCGCTCTGGCCACTGATGCTCCGCATCGAAAGCTCGCACGAAGAGGGCTGCGACCGTCATTGGGCGGTGGCGACCCAGAAGTTCGAAGGCGACGGGCAGGGCAATGTGAAGGCGCTGCACACGGTGGAGGTGGGTCCGCCGCCGAACTTTGAGCCGATCCCCGGTACGGAGAAGGTTGTGCCCGCCGGTCTGGTTCTGCTCGCGATGGGCTTCCTCGGGCCGGTGCGCTCGGGGATGATCGAGCAACTGGGCGTCAGGCTGGATGCGCGAGGCAACGTCGCCACGGACGAGAACTATATGAGCTCGGTTCCGGGCGTGTTCGCCGCCGGCGATATGCGCCGCGGCCAGTCGCTCGTCGTCTGGGCGATCGCCGAGGGGCGCAAGGCCGCCCGCGGCGTGGATGCCTGGCTGATGGGCGACTCGACCCTGCCATAACCCGCCGGGCCTGTCTTGTCAGTTCTGGCCCGGCTTCGCCTTGATGTAGTTGCGCAGCACCTTCTCGACGTACAGAGTGGTTTCCCGGTACGGCGGAATGCCCTTGTACCGGTCCACAGCGCCTTGCCCGGCGTTGTATGCGGCGAGCGCCCGCTGGGCGGATCCGTCGTTTTGCAGCAGCAGGTCCCGCAGGTGGCGCACGCCGGCGTCGACGTTCTGTTCGAGGTCGTTCGGGTCTGCCCCGAGCGTGGCCGCTGTCTCGGGCATCAACTGCATCACGCCGATCGCGCCTTTGGGCGATAGCGCGTTCACCTGGTAGGCGGATTCGGCCCGGGCCAGACTGTGCACCAACTCGCGGGGGAGGCCGTACCGGTCCGCCGCCTGATCGATCAGCAGTTTGGGGTCGGTGATGCGCGCCGCCGCGGGCGCCGGCGTCGCGGCGGTCTCAGGGGGCGTTGCTTTCACCACTTGAG
Proteins encoded:
- a CDS encoding glutamate synthase subunit beta gives rise to the protein MGKDTGFMEYARELPQRRPVEQRVKDYLEIYLDFPDEKVSTQGARCMDCGVPFCHTGCPLNNIIPDWNDLVYRNRWRDAIRVLHSTNNFPEFTGRICPAPCEAACVLGINEPPVAIKLIERSIIDHAWNEGWIVPEPPSRRTGKKVAVVGSGPAGMAAAQQLNRAGHWVTLFEKADRIGGLLRYGIPDFKMEKHHIDRRAEQMAAEGVTFRTNAHVGAGVAVDDLRLEYDAILLTGGAEHPRDLPIPGRDLQGVHFAMDFLPQQNKRVAGDGVADQIMATGKDVVIIGGGDTGADCVGTSNRHGAASITQFEIMPKPPEERAGSTPWPLWPLMLRIESSHEEGCDRHWAVATQKFEGDGQGNVKALHTVEVGPPPNFEPIPGTEKVVPAGLVLLAMGFLGPVRSGMIEQLGVRLDARGNVATDENYMSSVPGVFAAGDMRRGQSLVVWAIAEGRKAARGVDAWLMGDSTLP
- a CDS encoding lytic transglycosylase domain-containing protein; the protein is MIPCQRMGGLPRHSYLRLIFALALPLAAVAAEHAVLATGAVIRAERHEVSGEVVRLYTGSGEIELPAAAVTMFEQIDEPPQVVKATPPETAATPAPAAARITDPKLLIDQAADRYGLPRELVHSLARAESAYQVNALSPKGAIGVMQLMPETAATLGADPNDLEQNVDAGVRHLRDLLLQNDGSAQRALAAYNAGQGAVDRYKGIPPYRETTLYVEKVLRNYIKAKPGQN